In Candidatus Devosia phytovorans, the DNA window TGCGTATCGTCCGGTTCGCCGTTGCGGAAGGCCTGCGGATAGCCGAGACTGGCATAGGGGTCGGCCAACAGGGCTTGGCGGAAATCGCTCAGGAATTTTGCCTGAAACTGGCGGGCTGCGTATTCCGGGTCGAGGCTGGCCGCACGGCGGATCCACCATGCCGCAGCCGGATGATACCAGTGCTGCGCCTCTCCTTCGGCTGGCCCATTGTGCTCACCGCCGATCGGACTGCTGAACGTGCCATTGGGCCAGATGGAATAGATCGGACCCGGAATGGCGCGGGCGGCAATCAGCGCCCGTATCCGGTCTGCGTCCGTTCCGGCAAGTTCGGCAAGTTCGTTGAGCCGCACGAAATACCGCTCGACATAAAGCTGCAATTGTTCGGTTTCGGTCATGCTTACCCCCCGGCGCCGATCCTAATCCACGGACCGGGCTGTGCAAGTCTGCCGGTCTCCCTCTTTCTTCCGAAAATATCCTCACCATATATGACGCGTGATGGAGCAGCGCCGAATGTCGGGCGTTCCATCTCACGACGCTTCGCCGCGTGTTTCGGTGCCTTCGGGGCCGGGCAGCGGGCAGAATTGGAGAGTTGAATGAATATCGAAAAATACACCGAACGCGCCCGCGGCTTCATCCAGAGCGCGCAGACCAGCGCACTGGGCAAGGGCCACCAGCAGTTCGCGCCTATCCATCTGCTCAAGGTTCTGATCGACGACGACCAGGGCATGGCCAATGGGTTGATCGAGCGCGCCGGCGGCGATGCCAAGGCCGTTCGGGCAGGCGTCGAAGCCGCTCTCGGCAAAATCCCATCCGTCTCCGGCGATGCCGGTCAGCTTTATCTCAGCCGCGAGTTGGCGCGCGTCTTCGACACGGCCGAAAGCGCCGCGCAGAAGGGTGGCGATAGTTATGTCACCGTCGAGCGCCTGCTGCTGGCGCTGGTCGTCGAAAAGGACAATGACGCTGGCAAGATCCTCAGCTCGGCCGGCGTCACGCCGCAAGGGTTGAACTCTGCCATCGAGGCCATCCGCAAGGGCCGCAATGCCGACTCGGCGACCGCCGAGAACAGCTATGACGCGCTCAAGAAATATGCCCGCGACCTGACCCAGGACGTTCGCGAGGGCAAGCTCGACCCGGTGATCGGCCGCGACGAGGAAATCCGCCGCACCATCCAGGTGCTGAGCCGCCGCACCAAGAACAATCCAGTTCTCATCGGCGAACCGGGCGTCGGCAAGACCGCCATCGCCGAGGGCCTTGCCATCCGCATCGTCAATGGTGACGTGCCGGAATCTCTCAAGAACAAGAGCCTGCTCTCGCTCGACATGGGCGCGCTGATTGCCGGCGCGAAATATCGTGGTGAATTCGAGGAGCGCCTCAAGTCGGTCCTCAGTGAAGTCACGTCCTCGGACGGGCAGATCATCCTCTTCATCGACGAAATGCATACGCTGGTTGGCGCCGGCAA includes these proteins:
- a CDS encoding DUF6058 family natural product biosynthesis protein, which translates into the protein MTETEQLQLYVERYFVRLNELAELAGTDADRIRALIAARAIPGPIYSIWPNGTFSSPIGGEHNGPAEGEAQHWYHPAAAWWIRRAASLDPEYAARQFQAKFLSDFRQALLADPYASLGYPQAFRNGEPDDTQIDSVGIAELNDWLDGGYGVCLRIWDGHHVVTKTCRRAGILHLTEEGRKSLLSAEDRLTLLDTMEALDAVMLPFAPHQRPKGTPGLWLDTILARYAMGTTREVAPI